A window of Zingiber officinale cultivar Zhangliang chromosome 5A, Zo_v1.1, whole genome shotgun sequence contains these coding sequences:
- the LOC121979835 gene encoding probable E3 ubiquitin-protein ligase ATL44, which yields MSLSSAARRLVACPPPPAPAPTAPTDFASTMVLISALIYVAVYFVIAVAFFVRHHHNHHNHRNHREEELTPEKVSAAMAAMQVPLVLFSAATTKLAWSAKRCSICLMEFAEGDALRVLPACSHGFHGQCVERWLASKGSCPNCRRRVRNGVRRGCLPDVSLLV from the coding sequence ATGTCTCTTTCCAGCGCTGCCCGCCGCCTCGTAGCCTGCCCGCCGCCGCCGGCACCCGCCCCCACCGCCCCCACCGACTTCGCCTCCACCATGGTCTTGATCTCTGCCCTCATCTACGTCGCCGTATACTTCGTCATCGCAGTCGCCTTCTTCGTCAGGCACCACCACAACCACCACAACCACCGCAACCACCGCGAGGAGGAGCTTACCCCCGAGAAAGTGTCGGCCGCGATGGCAGCAATGCAGGTGCCTTTGGTTCTCTTCTCGGCGGCGACGACGAAGCTGGCCTGGTCGGCGAAGCGGTGCTCCATCTGCCTGATGGAGTTCGCGGAGGGAGACGCCCTGCGGGTGCTGCCGGCGTGCAGCCACGGTTTCCACGGGCAGTGCGTCGAGCGGTGGCTGGCGTCGAAGGGGTCGTGCCCCAACTGCCGCCGCCGCGTGCGCAACGGCGTGCGACGCGGCTGCCTGCCAGACGTATCCCTGCTAGTTTAA
- the LOC121979834 gene encoding uncharacterized protein LOC121979834: protein MFLLHAARGTNAAALLVPPCSRKAAVLVHIFTGIVMDKGWMFLPRQTEEYRKGLENFLDFAFSNANINGTIACPCARCKIGICVSREDAYAHLTVDGFIKGYTHWVAHGERTCSAPSISSSVPSRDDADNMEGLVHEAFGVQQHDGSTINTAGFEKDKDILIEEAEKFYKLIDDSQKEEAFPNAMKDLPKSYYEAEKLMKQLGLGYEKIDACPNDCTLYWRLDKERVRCKTCNEPRWETSEDDPTGDKRKVACKVLWYFPIKPRLQRLFMSSKTAVHMRWHSESRTKDSYMRHPADSPAWQTFDHNHPEFAKDPRNIRLGLASDGFNPFKNMSVVHSTWPVILVPYNLPPWMCMKQPYFMLSLLIPGPSAPGNNIDIYLQPLVADLKDLWEVGVQTYDASTKQNFKLHVALLWTISDFPGYATLSGWSTKGKFACPVCHKFTHSRWLKNGKKYCYMGHRKFLNSDHEFRKDAQHFDGTEEYGRPPPILSGDTVINELKNFKLKFGKIVDDNPKLPFNWKKLSIFFDLPYWKDNVIRHNLDLMHIEKNVCESICGTLLDMEGKTKDNIKSRLDLQEIGIRSELHPIEKGPSRVYLPPACYPMGKKEKGTFCKVLKKVKVPDGYASNISRCVQMKPAKLIGLKSHDNHILMQQLLPVALRKTLSKSVRNPLIRLCRYFRELCCKVISPTDVVRLRKDIAVILCQLEKIFPPSFFDIMIHLTVHLATEVQLAGPVYYRWMYPIERYLGTLKSYVRNRSRPEGSIAEGYLAEECLTFCSLYLADYVETRFNQSMRNDDTTIGSTFALDVFTTSGYTLGNAIATKFDDETLKKAHQYVLFNCHHVQSYIDEHHRILNLSHSGLPTHQIERMHSESFASWFAKHIENTNPSHDDPISNDLKSLARGPNFIGIRYEKFLSNGFRFHTKEVERKRKTQNCGVIVRATTSSYSSIRDQNPISSELDYYGILQNVIELDYEGGLRVVLFECDWVSKGKRLKLDEDGFMLANFTNVKRHNEPYILASQAMQVFYVEDPVDCNWHAIITTDARGHYKMQPVADVDTYLQSCICNPEDDHDHEEIVWVRDDAIGVEIDVDT from the exons ATGTTTCTATTGCACGCCGCAAGAGGAACCAACGCCGCCGCTTTGCTTGTTCCTCCATGCAGCCGTAAAGCCGCAG TTTTAGTACATATTTTTACTGGAATTGTGATGGATAAAGGTTGGATGTTTTTACCAAGACAAACTGAGGAATACAGAAAAGGACTTGAGAATTTTCTAGATTTTGCATTTTCTAATGCAAACATAAATGGAACGATTGCATGTCCTTGTGCAAGATGTAAGATTGGCATATGTGTTTCAAGAGAGGATGCTTATGCTCATTTGacggttgatggatttatcaaaggTTATACTCATTGGGTTGCTCATGGAGAGAGAACATGTAGTGCACCTTCAATATCTAGTTCGGTTCCGTCTCGTGATGATGCAGATAACATGGAGGGACTAGTTCATGAGGCTTTTGGGGTCCAACAACACGATGGTAGTACAATCAATACAGCAGGATTTGAAAAGGATAAAGATATTCTAATTGAGGAGGCCGagaaattctataaattaattgatgattcacaAAAAGA AGAAGCATTTCCAAATGCCATGAAAGATTTACCAAAGTCATACTATGAAGCAGAGAAATTGATGAAGCAATTAGGACTTGGTTATGAAAAAAttgatgcttgccctaatgattgtactTTGTACTGGAGGTTGGACAAAGAAAGAGTTCGATGTAAAACATGCAATGAGCCCAGATGGGAAACATCTGAAGATGATCCTACTGGTGACAAGAGGAAAGTTGCATGTAAGGTTTTATGGTATTTTCCAATAAAGCCTAGGTTACAACGTTTGTTCATGTCCTCCAAAACGGCAGTCCATATGAGATGGCATTCTGAATCTCGCACAAAAGACAGTTACATGCGACACCCAGCTGATTCCCCAGCTTGGCAAACGTTTGACCATAACCACCCAGAATTTGCGAAGGATCCTAGAAACATAAGGCTAGGATTAGCTTCAGATGGatttaatccatttaaaaatatgAGTGTGGTGCATAGTACGTGGCCAGTCATTTTAGTGCCTTATAATCTTccaccatggatgtgtatgaaacaACCATACTTTATGTTATCATTGCTAATACCTGGTCCATCTGCTCCTGGAAATAACATCGACATCTACTTGCAGCCCCTTGTTGCAGATTTGAAGGATTTGTGGGAAGTAGGAGTGCAGACGTATGATGCATCAACAAAGCAGAATTTTAAATTGCATGTTGCATTACTATGGACGATAAGTGATTTTCCTGGATATGCAACCCTATCTGGATGGAGCACCAAGGGTAAATTTGCATGCCCGGTGTGCCACAAATTTACACATTCACGGTGGttaaaaaatggtaaaaaataTTGCTATATGGGTCACCGCAAATTTTTAAACAGTGATCATGAGTTTCGCAAAGATGCTCAACATTTCGATGGCACAGAAGAGtatggaagaccaccaccaataCTTTCAGGAGACACAGTGATCAatgagttaaaaaattttaaattgaaatttgGAAAAATAGTTGATGATAATCCAAAACTACCATTCAATTGGAAAAAGCTGAGTATTTTCTTCGATTTACCATATTGGAAAGATAATGTGATACGTCACAATCTTGATCttatgcatattgaaaagaatgtgTGCGAATCAATTTGTGGGACATTGCTAGATATGGAAGGGAAAACGAAAGATAATATTAAATCACGTCTTGATTTGCAAGAAATTGGGATAAGATCAGAACTTCATCCTATTGAGAAGGGACCGAGTAGAGTTTACCTACCTCCTGCTTGTTATCCAATGGGGAAAAAAGAGAAGGGTACATTTTGCAAGGTTTTGAAAAAAGTTAAAGTTCCAGATGGTTATGCATCTAACATTTCACGATGCGTTCAAATGAAACCAGCAAAATTAATTGGTCTAAAAAGCCATGACAACCATATTTTGATGCAACAGTTGTTGCCGGTAGCACTACGTAAAACTTTGTCTAAATCAGTTCGGAATCCTTTGATCAGATTGTGTAGGTATTTCAGAGAGTTATGTTGTAAAGTAATTTCTCCTACTGATGTGGTTCGTCTAAGGAAAGACATTGCAGTGATTCTCTGTCAACTCGAGAAAATTTTTCCTCCCTCATTTTttgacataatgattcatttgacTGTACATTTGGCTACTGAAGTACAACTTGCTGGACCAGTTTATTATCGTTGGATGTATCCAATTGAAAG GTACTTGGGGACATTGAAGTCATATGTTCGAAATAGAAGTCGACCAGAAGGATCCATTGCTGAGGGGTATTTGGCTGAGGAATGTTTGACATTCTGTTCTTTATATTTAGCTGATTATGTAGAGACAAGATTCAATCAATCAATGAGAAATGATGATACAACTATCGGTTCAACATTTGCATTGGACGTGTTTACAACCTCTGGTTATACACTTGGAAATGCCATTGCAACTAAGTTTGATGATGAGACATTAAAGAAGGCACATCAATATGTGTTATTCAACTGTCATCACGTGCAATCTTATATAGA TGAACACCATCGGATTTTGAATCTTAGTCATTCTGGTCTTCCAACTCACCAGATTGAACGTATGCATAGTGAGTCTTTTGCATCTTGGTTTGCAAAACAT ATCGAAAATACAAATCCTTCCCATGATGATCCAATATCAAATGATCTGAAATCACTTGCCAGAGGTCCGAATTTCATAGGGATACGATATGAAAAATTCCTTTCCAACGGATTTAGGTTTCATACAAAAGAAGTGGAACGCAAGAGAAAAACTCAGAATTGTGGTGTAATTGTTCGGGCTACTACTTCAAGTTATTCAAGTATTAGAGATCAGAATCCAATATCAAGTGAACTTGATTATTATGGAATTTTACAAAATGTGATTGAGTTAGATTACGAGGGAGGTCTAAGAGTTGTTTTATTTGAATGTGATTGGGTCTCCAAAGGAAAACGATTAAAACTGGATGAAGATGGTTTTATGTTGGCCAATTTTACAAATGTGAAGCGCCATAATGAGCCTTATATTTTAGCATCCCAAGCTATGCAAGTTTTTTATGTGGAAGATCCAGTTGATTGTAATTGGCATGCAATTATCACCACCGATGCACGAGGACATTATAAAATGCAACCTGTGGCAGATGTTGATACATACCTTCAAAGTTGTATTTGTAATCCTGAAGACGACCATGATCATGAAGAAATCGTTTGGGTTCGGGATGATGCGATAGGAGTTGAAATTGATGTTGATACATGA